A single window of Nicotiana sylvestris chromosome 5, ASM39365v2, whole genome shotgun sequence DNA harbors:
- the LOC104245123 gene encoding uncharacterized protein, translated as MQTRGHNRLVIEQDYDEDVRPYIEHLMDGQNYSRAQPYIEQLMDSQNYSDAQAHDGQSNELNSSNGGTEIQHDDKSGNSEAKKVRGPTLLKDIWKLPPGKIIDVPFNNRNQAIGKEGRKHASFLGIIARTPELTPLHVDDWRNFDNEEKKKLVNFVRKKFSIPKCGEAWVLKSIGKKWKDYKCSLKGHTI; from the exons ATGCAAACTAGAGGTCACAACCGACTGGTAATTGAACAAGATTATGATGAAGATGTGAGACCTTATATTGAGCACTTGATGGATGGTCAAAACTACTCTAGAGCCCAGCCATATATTGAGCAATTGATGGATAGTCAGAACTACTCTGACGCTCAAGCACATGATGGTCAATCTAATGAGTTGAATAGTTCTAATGGTGGCACTGAGATTCAACATGATGACAAGTCAG GTAATTCAGAAGCAAAAAAGGTTCGTGGGCCTACTTTACTAAAAGATATTTGGAAACTTCCGCCGGGGAAGATAATTGATGTACCATTTAATAATCGTAACCAAGCTATTGGAAAAGAGGGTCGAAAGCATGCTAGTTTTCTAGGAATTATCGCCAGAACTCCAGAACTAACACCTCTACATGTAGATGATTGGAGAAATTTTGACaacgaagaaaagaagaaattggtCAATTTTGTGAGG AAGAAGTTCTCTATCCCAAAATGTGGAGAAGCGTGGGTCTTAAAGTCAATAGGAAAGAAATGGAAAGATTACAAGTGCAGTTTGAAGG GTCATACAATCTAA